A region of Nostoc sp. 'Peltigera membranacea cyanobiont' N6 DNA encodes the following proteins:
- a CDS encoding ASCH domain-containing protein: MKALSVRQPWAWAIIYALKNVENRGWPIHYRGDILIHAAKTCTKKDYQLAREFCQGMGVEIPELISLRRGQVIGIVTIVDCKFSQVASGWGMPEQYHWKLENPREITPIPYIGRLGIFEVPDDLVMEVAA, encoded by the coding sequence GTGAAAGCGCTATCTGTTCGTCAACCTTGGGCATGGGCAATAATTTATGCTCTCAAAAATGTTGAAAACCGTGGCTGGCCTATTCATTATCGCGGCGACATTCTGATTCACGCCGCAAAAACCTGCACCAAAAAAGATTACCAGCTAGCCAGAGAATTTTGTCAAGGGATGGGGGTAGAAATTCCAGAATTAATCTCTCTCCGTCGCGGTCAAGTCATCGGTATAGTCACAATAGTAGATTGCAAGTTTTCACAAGTTGCTTCTGGCTGGGGGATGCCTGAGCAATACCACTGGAAGCTGGAGAACCCGCGAGAAATCACACCAATTCCTTACATTGGGCGATTGGGGATATTTGAAGTACCCGATGATTTGGTCATGGAGGTGGCCGCATGA
- a CDS encoding DNA cytosine methyltransferase produces the protein MTKSVIAELSAIPEKFLENDLKPPQPHSQGCLYPYLETKKLLDGSNVFYPRVIGERDPNNPFCWRWAFNWKEKHNGVWKGKSIGSIPPGAVPMIRTLQQQGATREDIIAFIKRAKSKKPSSKLDVCKNFDNTKIKPVLPDDAPIAIVLFAGGGGIEAGMVQAGIRPVIAVEFDPSKPDLSRAIAKTHHHNFSEYGCRIIQLTVQEVAQSGFIGFPRRPDYLHASPVCANFSQAHTAKAGKGIETADDLTAAIAIAEAIRQLQPRVFTLENVPRYQNSQSFAIILDALELEGYSVTYSVVNMADFGLPQARRRLVLVACQDLAISLPPTSNPIGWHEAIAHLIPSMTDSQLLPKQQQALEKFLAGNAPTPLLIERVGGRIQSKYKPGHLPCNTILRSYFTDHKGCNRSKFADIWLPDGKVKSLSIEGAAKLQGFPDWYEFPSEAATAGSIIGYSVPPSFATQLFMSAQSILQGAIA, from the coding sequence ATGACTAAATCAGTAATAGCTGAGTTGTCTGCAATACCCGAAAAATTCTTAGAGAACGACCTTAAACCCCCACAACCTCATAGTCAAGGATGCCTCTATCCGTACCTCGAAACTAAAAAGCTACTTGATGGGTCAAATGTTTTTTATCCCCGTGTCATTGGTGAGCGTGACCCAAATAACCCCTTTTGTTGGCGATGGGCATTTAATTGGAAGGAAAAACACAACGGCGTTTGGAAGGGCAAAAGTATCGGCTCAATTCCCCCTGGCGCTGTCCCAATGATTCGGACACTGCAACAGCAGGGGGCAACTAGGGAAGATATTATCGCTTTTATCAAGAGAGCGAAATCCAAAAAGCCATCATCAAAATTAGATGTCTGCAAAAATTTTGATAATACAAAAATAAAACCAGTTCTGCCAGATGATGCCCCGATCGCCATAGTACTTTTCGCAGGTGGCGGCGGGATTGAAGCTGGGATGGTACAGGCTGGTATTCGCCCAGTCATTGCAGTAGAGTTTGACCCAAGTAAACCAGACTTGAGCAGGGCGATCGCCAAAACTCATCATCACAACTTTAGCGAGTATGGCTGTAGAATAATCCAACTAACAGTGCAAGAAGTAGCACAGTCAGGATTTATTGGTTTTCCCCGCCGTCCCGATTACCTCCATGCCTCCCCAGTGTGCGCCAACTTCAGTCAAGCTCACACTGCAAAAGCGGGTAAGGGTATTGAAACGGCTGATGATCTGACCGCAGCGATCGCTATTGCTGAAGCAATCCGACAGTTACAGCCACGGGTGTTCACGCTCGAAAATGTGCCGCGCTATCAGAACAGTCAGAGTTTTGCCATCATTCTAGATGCTTTGGAACTTGAGGGCTACTCCGTTACTTACAGCGTGGTGAATATGGCTGATTTTGGATTACCCCAGGCGCGTCGGCGGTTAGTTCTGGTTGCTTGCCAGGATTTGGCTATCTCGCTACCACCTACATCTAACCCTATCGGTTGGCATGAGGCGATCGCGCATCTCATCCCCAGCATGACCGATTCCCAACTACTCCCCAAACAACAGCAAGCTTTGGAGAAATTTTTAGCCGGGAATGCGCCAACACCATTGTTAATAGAAAGAGTGGGGGGGCGTATACAGTCCAAATACAAACCTGGGCATCTCCCTTGTAATACGATACTGCGGTCGTATTTCACCGATCACAAAGGTTGCAACCGTAGTAAGTTCGCTGATATCTGGTTGCCGGATGGTAAGGTCAAATCTTTGTCTATTGAGGGAGCGGCGAAGTTACAAGGGTTTCCCGATTGGTACGAATTTCCCAGCGAGGCAGCAACGGCGGGGTCAATTATCGGCTATTCCGTACCTCCCAGTTTTGCGACTCAATTATTCATGTCCGCACAAAGTATCTTGCAAGGAGCGATCGCATAA
- a CDS encoding Abi-alpha family protein — translation MSDWLAIFEGAAFALTVKGDMYKFISKVFEGVDGIAIETVINEVRCFNAKRTAKALEEIYEKLNNAGVEPKKVPTKTLIPILENISLEEDEILSEKWSKLLESSIKGTFIHPSYIDILEKISPNDAKVLDIIFKEAEIKLIKDFSIDISKIVSFCDKRTLKSGFGTGA, via the coding sequence ATGAGTGATTGGCTAGCAATATTTGAAGGCGCTGCATTTGCTCTTACAGTTAAAGGCGATATGTATAAATTTATTTCAAAAGTTTTTGAAGGAGTAGATGGAATCGCTATTGAAACAGTTATCAATGAAGTCAGATGTTTTAATGCAAAAAGAACAGCAAAGGCTCTGGAAGAGATTTATGAAAAACTCAACAATGCAGGAGTAGAGCCGAAAAAAGTACCCACAAAAACCTTAATACCAATACTGGAAAATATTTCACTCGAAGAAGATGAAATATTAAGCGAAAAATGGTCTAAATTATTAGAATCATCTATTAAAGGGACATTTATTCATCCATCTTATATAGATATTTTGGAAAAAATATCACCGAATGACGCAAAGGTACTAGACATTATATTTAAAGAGGCTGAAATCAAATTAATCAAAGATTTTTCTATAGACATCTCCAAAATAGTATCATTCTGTGATAAAAGAACATTAAAGAGTGGTTTTGGCACAGGAGCATGA
- a CDS encoding transposase family protein → MSNILNYIEENPKQTQRLIGLEYEQLQQLILNAERLYHEKQASLESKKVRIIAGGGGRKPKLPIPEQIILTLVYLRHLTTFQLIGIQFEVSESTANDTFNYWLPNLRELLPSSLLEQIKKNASDYEVVKEILTEYELIVDSYEQVRERPGDNNEQKKYFSGKKSNHTFKTQMIILPDASDIVDVVAGEPGPKSDITVFREYRSEFDAKQRFKGDKAYIGEDLITTPIKKPRNRELTTEQKEQNKIFSSKRIFVEHRIRTVKIFRVVQERFRLNPHKYEQVILTICGLVRLRIRALILPLEISSISSG, encoded by the coding sequence ATGAGCAATATACTGAATTACATTGAAGAGAATCCTAAACAAACACAAAGGTTAATAGGACTGGAATATGAACAGTTACAACAATTAATCCTAAATGCGGAACGTTTATATCATGAAAAACAAGCTTCACTAGAATCTAAGAAAGTTAGAATTATTGCTGGTGGAGGAGGTCGCAAACCAAAATTACCTATTCCCGAACAAATCATTTTAACTTTGGTGTATCTCCGGCATCTAACAACCTTCCAACTCATAGGTATTCAGTTTGAAGTAAGCGAGTCTACCGCCAATGATACATTTAACTATTGGTTGCCTAACTTGCGAGAATTACTGCCATCCAGTTTGCTTGAACAAATTAAAAAAAACGCTTCTGACTATGAAGTAGTAAAAGAAATACTCACAGAATATGAATTAATAGTAGATAGCTATGAACAAGTCAGAGAAAGACCTGGAGACAATAATGAGCAAAAGAAATATTTTTCAGGCAAGAAGAGTAATCATACATTTAAAACTCAAATGATTATTTTACCTGATGCTAGCGATATCGTTGATGTTGTGGCAGGTGAACCTGGTCCAAAAAGCGATATAACAGTGTTTAGAGAATATCGGTCAGAGTTTGATGCCAAACAAAGATTTAAAGGAGATAAGGCATATATTGGAGAAGATTTAATTACAACTCCAATTAAGAAACCAAGAAATCGAGAACTAACAACTGAACAGAAAGAACAAAATAAAATATTTTCATCTAAACGGATCTTTGTTGAACATCGAATTCGAACAGTCAAAATATTTCGAGTTGTTCAAGAAAGATTTAGGTTAAATCCCCACAAATATGAGCAAGTAATTTTGACGATTTGTGGACTAGTAAGGTTACGAATTCGAGCGCTAATATTACCATTAGAAATATCGTCTATATCATCAGGTTGA
- a CDS encoding alpha-ketoglutarate-dependent dioxygenase AlkB family protein, producing MKQMSLFDEPTIVLPVNYYPEFLNKEEADELYQHCQELQWQQNQIRMLGKTMPVPRLECIYGDEGCDYLYSKSVLLKPQPWTDALAKLRNRITATAGYNFRIVIGNQYRSGQDSIGWHSDSEPSMGFNPAIASISLGSCRKFQIKPIGGKPTDFWLEHGSLLVMHPGCQSTHLHQVPKINKVVSTRINLTFRPHTGRRI from the coding sequence ATGAAACAGATGTCGCTTTTTGATGAACCTACCATAGTTTTACCAGTCAACTATTATCCAGAATTTCTGAACAAGGAAGAAGCCGACGAACTCTACCAACATTGCCAAGAACTGCAATGGCAGCAAAACCAAATCAGGATGTTGGGTAAAACTATGCCCGTTCCGCGTCTGGAGTGCATTTACGGGGATGAGGGCTGTGATTACCTTTACTCCAAGAGCGTACTACTTAAACCACAGCCTTGGACAGACGCTCTGGCTAAGTTACGCAACAGAATCACCGCAACTGCTGGTTATAACTTTCGCATCGTCATTGGCAATCAATATAGGAGTGGCCAAGATTCTATCGGCTGGCACTCTGACAGCGAGCCATCGATGGGATTCAACCCTGCGATTGCATCTATAAGCCTGGGTTCATGTCGCAAATTCCAGATAAAACCCATCGGCGGCAAACCAACGGATTTCTGGCTCGAACACGGCAGTTTACTCGTGATGCACCCAGGCTGTCAGTCTACACATCTTCACCAAGTTCCCAAGATCAACAAAGTGGTTAGTACACGTATTAATTTGACTTTTCGACCGCATACAGGGAGAAGGATCTGA
- a CDS encoding plasmid replication protein, CyRepA1 family, whose protein sequence is MTVLPTDSQAKHLQEWLSSGVDEEIIALNVLSLSGSLPYEYLLYSPKISRRNDGRLRDRDLKKYQHIELGGWWCSGVDPLNNYVSMMWGCFKPDHPRRDRQKIHKFIKYEHPYREETRAFFLIVPNRIWVKVSNRSGIPITEEDLQHPGGFWHWVWRHNVPVTIVEGVKKAGALLTAGYAAIAIPGVNAGYRTPTDEYGTAIGKPFLIPDLKHFATQGRQVNICFDQDNKPETVQRVRTAISRMGRLLVNEGCSLRVIDLPLGAEKGIDDFIVAHGQPAFDALYNTAVALELWEIKLFTLLTYPPAIALNQRFLGQLLVPEGEKLIVLKAPKGTGKTEWLATEVAKAHDQERRVLIITHRIQLGEALCNRFGVNYVTEVRTNETGTLLGYGVCVDSLHQESQARFNPNDWSNDVIIIDECDQVFWHLLNSGTEVQKRRVSVLKNLKQLVQNVLGSSQGKIYLSSADVSDTDVKYVLSLAGEYRVNPFVIVNNYRHVAGNCYNYSGSNPKNLIAALDKAIAKGGHHLLCCSAQKAKSKWGTQALEERFRRKFPHLRILRIDSESVADPSHAAFGCIAHLNEILTQYDLVIASPSLETGVSIDIRGHFDGVWGIFQGVQPVNSVRQMLARVRETVDRHIWVREWGMSVVGNGSTTIGGLLRSQHVATQANIALLSAADNADLSYIDQNFQPESLQTWGKRGSVINVEMRRYRESVLAGLVEDGYTVIDADDADDDESGAVIESVKAASVELYAAECQAIADSPTISDAELKKLQDTRAKTKTERHQQRKAELSRRYEIDVTPELVEKDDDGWYPQLRMHYYLTLGREFLTNRDAKRAAAQLEAGENSIWKPDFNKGQLLPAVLLLEELNLLQLLTPGEQLRGSDERMVEFKGLAVTHRHVIKNYLNVSISEKLTPIAIAQKLLAKIDLKLAYVGRLGKRENRECVYRFVAPDDQRDSIFRQWLNRDELFQSESVSVTNNIELQTPGIDTKSLDIPQTFTQEDPEVLGWKGLHLKVRQGLGSVGQFYQQMVSQLGEAIGIANGEPYWNGYLGQWQVWVNFGSECRSVVCDWVAVV, encoded by the coding sequence ATGACAGTTTTACCGACCGATTCTCAAGCCAAGCACCTACAAGAGTGGCTCAGTAGCGGGGTTGACGAAGAAATCATTGCGCTGAATGTGCTTTCCCTGTCTGGGAGTTTACCTTACGAATATCTGCTCTACAGTCCCAAAATCTCCCGTCGCAACGATGGACGACTGCGCGATCGCGATTTAAAGAAGTACCAGCACATTGAACTAGGCGGGTGGTGGTGCAGTGGCGTTGACCCCCTCAACAACTACGTCAGTATGATGTGGGGTTGCTTCAAACCCGACCATCCCCGACGTGACCGCCAGAAAATTCACAAATTCATCAAGTACGAGCATCCTTACAGAGAAGAAACACGCGCCTTCTTCCTCATAGTCCCGAATCGCATTTGGGTGAAAGTCTCCAATCGTAGCGGTATCCCCATTACTGAAGAAGACCTACAGCACCCTGGCGGTTTCTGGCATTGGGTTTGGCGGCATAATGTGCCAGTGACAATCGTGGAAGGTGTCAAGAAAGCGGGAGCGTTACTAACTGCGGGTTATGCAGCGATCGCAATTCCTGGCGTTAACGCTGGATACCGCACACCTACTGATGAGTACGGTACTGCCATCGGTAAACCCTTTCTGATTCCCGACTTGAAGCATTTTGCAACACAGGGGAGACAGGTTAACATTTGCTTTGACCAGGACAACAAACCTGAGACAGTCCAGCGAGTCAGAACTGCTATCAGCCGCATGGGACGGCTGCTGGTAAATGAGGGCTGTTCGCTGCGGGTGATTGATTTACCGTTAGGGGCAGAGAAAGGGATTGATGATTTTATCGTTGCCCACGGTCAGCCGGCATTCGACGCACTTTACAATACGGCTGTTGCATTGGAATTGTGGGAAATCAAGCTGTTCACTCTGCTGACTTATCCGCCAGCGATCGCACTCAACCAAAGATTCTTGGGCCAGTTGCTCGTACCCGAAGGTGAAAAACTGATTGTTCTCAAAGCGCCAAAGGGAACGGGTAAAACCGAATGGCTGGCAACGGAGGTGGCCAAAGCACACGACCAAGAGAGACGGGTATTAATTATCACCCATCGTATCCAATTAGGTGAGGCGTTGTGTAATCGCTTCGGTGTGAACTATGTTACCGAAGTCCGCACGAATGAAACAGGGACATTGTTGGGATATGGGGTGTGCGTTGATTCACTGCATCAAGAAAGTCAGGCGCGATTCAACCCTAACGATTGGTCAAATGATGTGATTATTATTGATGAATGTGACCAAGTTTTCTGGCATTTGCTCAACTCCGGTACTGAAGTGCAGAAACGTCGGGTGTCCGTTCTCAAAAATCTCAAACAACTGGTACAAAACGTTTTGGGCAGCAGTCAGGGGAAGATTTACCTATCAAGCGCTGATGTGTCCGATACTGATGTGAAGTATGTTTTATCACTTGCTGGTGAATATCGAGTTAACCCGTTTGTAATCGTCAACAATTATCGTCACGTAGCAGGCAACTGTTACAACTATTCTGGGAGTAACCCGAAGAATCTTATCGCCGCACTCGACAAAGCCATTGCCAAAGGTGGGCATCATCTATTGTGCTGTTCTGCTCAAAAAGCAAAGTCCAAATGGGGAACCCAAGCACTTGAGGAACGTTTTCGCCGTAAATTTCCTCACTTACGGATTCTGCGAATAGACAGCGAATCTGTTGCCGACCCCTCTCATGCGGCGTTTGGTTGTATCGCTCATCTAAATGAAATTCTGACCCAGTATGATTTGGTTATCGCCTCCCCAAGTCTTGAAACTGGGGTATCCATCGATATTCGAGGACATTTTGATGGTGTTTGGGGGATTTTTCAGGGAGTGCAGCCGGTTAACTCCGTGCGTCAGATGTTGGCAAGGGTTAGGGAGACTGTTGACCGTCACATTTGGGTCAGAGAATGGGGGATGTCGGTTGTCGGCAATGGTTCCACAACGATAGGAGGATTATTGCGGAGTCAACACGTCGCAACACAAGCGAACATTGCGCTGTTGTCGGCGGCGGATAATGCGGATTTGAGCTATATTGACCAGAATTTTCAGCCCGAATCTTTGCAGACTTGGGGTAAACGTGGTTCCGTGATTAACGTCGAAATGCGGCGCTATCGAGAATCTGTGCTTGCGGGGTTGGTCGAGGATGGTTACACCGTTATCGATGCCGACGATGCTGATGATGACGAGAGTGGGGCAGTAATCGAGTCGGTTAAAGCCGCGTCTGTTGAATTGTATGCTGCTGAGTGTCAGGCGATCGCGGATTCTCCAACCATCTCTGATGCCGAACTCAAAAAGCTGCAAGACACAAGGGCGAAAACGAAAACCGAACGACATCAGCAGCGCAAGGCGGAATTGTCTCGCCGTTACGAAATTGATGTTACTCCTGAGCTTGTCGAGAAAGATGATGATGGGTGGTATCCTCAACTGCGGATGCACTATTATTTGACATTGGGGCGAGAGTTTTTGACCAACCGTGATGCGAAACGGGCAGCAGCGCAGTTAGAAGCTGGGGAGAATTCGATTTGGAAACCAGATTTTAACAAGGGGCAGTTATTGCCTGCTGTGTTGTTGTTAGAAGAGCTGAATCTGTTGCAGTTGCTCACGCCTGGGGAGCAGTTGCGGGGAAGTGATGAGAGGATGGTGGAGTTTAAAGGACTGGCTGTAACGCATCGGCACGTTATCAAGAATTACTTGAATGTCAGCATATCGGAGAAACTGACCCCGATAGCGATCGCACAGAAGTTACTTGCCAAGATTGATTTGAAGTTGGCTTACGTTGGTCGGTTGGGTAAGCGTGAAAATCGGGAGTGCGTTTATCGGTTTGTTGCCCCTGATGATCAGCGTGATTCGATTTTTCGCCAGTGGTTAAATCGGGATGAATTATTTCAAAGTGAGTCTGTGTCAGTCACGAATAATATAGAATTACAAACACCAGGTATTGACACGAAATCTCTTGACATTCCCCAAACATTTACTCAGGAAGATCCTGAAGTCCTTGGATGGAAGGGGTTACACCTGAAGGTGCGCCAAGGACTCGGCAGTGTTGGACAGTTCTACCAACAGATGGTTTCCCAGCTTGGTGAAGCTATTGGCATTGCTAATGGTGAACCTTACTGGAATGGGTATTTGGGGCAATGGCAGGTTTGGGTTAACTTTGGGAGCGAGTGTAGGTCTGTGGTGTGCGATTGGGTGGCGGTGGTGTAA